Within Pseudomonas paeninsulae, the genomic segment GGTTTACGGCGCACAGGTTTTTGTTCCGCTGATCAAGGAGCACGGTGAAGGTGGCCATGTGATCAATGTGGCGTCGGTGGCTGGAACGCTCGGCATACCCTTTGCCGGTCCTTATTGTGCGACTAAAGCGGCGGTGGTATCGCTCTCGGAGAGTTGGCAAGGGGAGCTCAAATCCGCCGACATTGGCGTTTCAGTGCTCTGCCCGGCGTTTGCCCAGTCCCGTATTTATTGCAGTGAGCGTAACCGTCAGGCGGAATACGGCGGTGTTCCCGGGCTTAATGCAAAGCCGAGTCCCCGCACCCTGGAGGTCGCGGCCAAGGCGAAAGAGGCGGTAACCACGGGTATCGAGACGTTTATCGTGGCCGATCGGTTGCTGGAAGCGGTGTTGAATAACGAACTGTATGTGTTTACCCACCCCCACTACCGGCCGGTGGTGGAAGGCCGCGGCCAGCAATTGAGCCTGGCCTTTGATGCCGCCGATGCCAGTCCTACACTGCAATGTGTGGAACCGGGTGAAATTACTTCACTGTAAATACTGCTAAAGGGGCATCAGAGGATCTCGGTTTACCTGACAAGTGGGGGCTGGCCGAACTATTACGCCAAGTCCTCCGCAGCGCAGGGTGCGACACCCGAGATTGAGTACGCCGCTCTTGCTGATCAGGCCGAGAAAGCGGCCGTTTGATCAACGCCACCTGGCCTTCAGCGCAAGTCTGCTCACGGCAGCAGCGCAAGGCCGCGCAGGCGTGGATGACCGCCGATGACTTGAGGGAATCGGCAT encodes:
- a CDS encoding SDR family NAD(P)-dependent oxidoreductase, which translates into the protein MQTLIGKTAFITGAAEGIGFHIARTFAQQGMNVMLADIDAVMLEQARQTLTDEGHSVAAVVCDVAKRDALEAAAKATLECFGKVHVLVNNAGVSVAGPQDRISENNWRWIIDVNLMGVVYGAQVFVPLIKEHGEGGHVINVASVAGTLGIPFAGPYCATKAAVVSLSESWQGELKSADIGVSVLCPAFAQSRIYCSERNRQAEYGGVPGLNAKPSPRTLEVAAKAKEAVTTGIETFIVADRLLEAVLNNELYVFTHPHYRPVVEGRGQQLSLAFDAADASPTLQCVEPGEITSL